A window of the Brassica oleracea var. oleracea cultivar TO1000 chromosome C1, BOL, whole genome shotgun sequence genome harbors these coding sequences:
- the LOC106310263 gene encoding GPI-anchored protein LORELEI-like — protein MEISPHCLVSLLLTLLLSGLASSLHISLDEFESHPATSRALLQAKTPCKEDFASKNYTIITSKCKGPNYPAKACCSAFKDFACPFAEALNDEKADCASTMFSYINIYGRYPPGIFANMCKEGKEGLDCSNVTATSSAHASLPLVSSTHAMLITVLFFYFF, from the exons ATGGAGATTTCTCCTCATTGTTTGGTTTCTCTTCTTCTAACCCTTCTTTTGTCTGGACTCGCCTCGTCTCTCCACATCTCTC TTGATGAATTTGAGTCACATCCAGCCACAAGCCGAGCTCTTCTTCAGGCAAAGACAC CATGCAAGGAAGATTTTGCGAGCAAGAATTACACAATTATAACGAGCAAATGCAAAGGACCAAATTATCCAGCCAAGGCATGTTGCTCGGCCTTCAAGGACTTTGCTTGCCCATTCGCGGAAGCTCTTAATGACGAAAAGGCAGACTGTGCCTCTACAATGTTTAGTTACATCAATATCTATGGTCGTTATCCTCCCGGAATATTCGCAAACATGTGCAAAGAAGGCAAAGAAGGGCTCGATTGCTCCAACGTCACCGCTACCTCTTCTGCTCATGCATCACTCCCTCTTGTCTCCTCCACACACGCAATGCTTATCACCGTTCTCTTTTTTTACTTCTTCTGA
- the LOC106310273 gene encoding uncharacterized protein LOC106310273, producing the protein MKKSGILAASISAVASATAISAASTNTSLSFSLPETNLSRQDSKEKQRKKKGSEDEGDEKFAPRFDGLRFIETLVTAHR; encoded by the exons ATGAAGAAATCTGGAATTCTTGCAGCCTCTATCTCTGCAGTCGCTTCCGCCACGGCCATCTCCGCCGCGTCTACCAACACCTCCCTATCATTCTCTTTGCCGGAAACCAATCTTTCCCGCCAG GATTCAAAAGAAAAACAGAGGAAGAAGAAAGGTTCGGAAGATGAAGGAGATGAAAAGTTTGCTCCAAGGTTTGATGGGTTAAGATTCATCGAGACGCTTGTTACTGCTCATCGGTGA
- the LOC106310253 gene encoding protein transport protein sec31-like, with translation MASDRVNSGSKGFDFGSDDILCSYDDSSNGPNSDPAIAANKEFHKTRMARSSVFPTSSHSQDIDATVESTMKKYSDNMMRFLEGISSRLSQLELYCYNLDKTIGEMRSDLTRDNDEADVKLRSMDKHLQEVHRSVQILRDKQELFDTQKELARLQLVHKDSSSSSHGEERVATPVPEPKKVDNTSDAHNNQLALALPHQIAPQPQQQHQQQYYMPPTSQLQNTPAPPSQPRAPPAQGQFMPPPPAPSHPSSAQPQSFPQYQQNWPPQPQARPQSSGAYPTYSLATPSNQSPVEPLPSSMQMQSPYAGPPQQSMQAYGYGAPPPQAPQQTKMSYSPQTGDGYLPSGPPPPGYTNAIYESGRMQYPPPQPHQQQQQQAHYMQGPQGGGYAPQQHQAGGGNSGTPPPVLRSKYGELIEKLMSMGFRGDDVMAVIQRMEESGQPIDFNALLDKLSVQSSGGPPRGW, from the exons ATGGCGTCGGATCGGGTCAACTCGGGATCGAAAGGCTTCGATTTCGGGTCCGATGATATCCTCTGCTCCTACGACGACTCCTCTAATGGTCCCAACTCCGATCCTGCGATCGCTGCCAACAAG GAGTTTCACAAGACCAGGATGGCGAGGTCTTCTGTTTTCCCTACAAGCTCTCACAGTCAAGACATCGATGCAACCGTCGAAAGCACCATGAAGAAGTATTCTGACAACATGATGCGCTTTCTTGAAGGCATCAGCTCTCGCTTGTCCCAGCTTGAGCTCTACTGCTACAACCTTGATAAGACTATCGGCGAGATGAGGTCTGATTTGACTCGTGATAACGACGAGGCTGATGTCAAGCTTAGATCTATGGACAAACATCTTCAAGAG GTGCATAGGTCTGTCCAGATTCTTAGAGACAAACAAGAGTTATTTGATACGCAGAAAGAGCTAGCGAGGCTTCAACTTGTGCACAAAGATTCATCTTCCTCTTCACATGGTGAGGAGCGGGTTGCCACTCCTGTTCCAGAGCCTAAGAAGGTCGACAACACCTCAGATGCACACAACAACCAGCTTGCACTTGCTTTGCCTCACCAAATAGCACCGCAGCCACAGCAACAGCATCAGCAGCAGTATTACATGCCTCCTACTTCACAGCTTCAAAACACACCTGCGCCACCGTCTCAACCTCGAGCACCACCAGCGCAGGGTCAGTTCATGCCCCCGCCTCCTGCTCCATCTCACCCAAGCTCAGCTCAACCTCAGTCATTCCCGCAGTACCAGCAAAACTGGCCTCCTCAGCCACAGGCCAGGCCACAGTCCAGTGGAGCCTACCCAACGTACTCGCTTGCGACACCAAGCAACCAGTCTCCAGTAGAACCGTTGCCAAGCAGCATGCAAATGCAATCACCATACGCTGGACCTCCTCAACAGTCGATGCAAGCTTACGGATACGGTGCACCACCACCACAGGCTCCGCAGCAGACAAAGATGTCGTATAGTCCCCAGACAGGCGATGGGTATCTACCCTCAGGGCCTCCACCTCCGGGGTATACCAATGCCATATATGAAAGTGGTCGAATGCAATACCCACCACCTCAGCCACATCAGCAGCAGCAGCAGCAAGCCCATTACATGCAAGGTCCACAAGGTGGTGGGTACGCGCCTCAGCAGCACCAGGCAGGTGGTGGAAACAGTGGGACACCACCCCCTGTGTTAAGATCAAAATACGGTGAACTGATAGAGAAGCTAATGAGCATGGGTTTTAGAGGAGACGACGTGATGGCGGTGATTCAGAGGATGGAGGAGAGTGGCCAACCTATAGACTTTAACGCCCTCCTTGACAAACTGAGCGTGCAGTCTTCAGGTGGGCCTCCCAGAGGGTGGTGA
- the LOC106322735 gene encoding uncharacterized protein LOC106322735 produces the protein MMTPVKKTVAIRPVEFYGNGLPRPRFFDTPKFNSHRVDPPLSVLDPLLSWAREAHWSMGGLNFTRLRLQGRIEGNVDKLRAQLEKSSPLKKRSRFDSPPAAPVAVKRRRYIDLNDDDEEEEEICLARRKLSDDFDRVAGESNSKANKKPIESKSIVKDKKKKTESSSTRSSPRLAKRCSS, from the coding sequence ATGATGACGCCGGTGAAGAAAACTGTCGCCATAAGGCCCGTGGAGTTCTACGGAAACGGTCTTCCCCGTCCTCGTTTCTTCGATACACCTAAGTTCAACTCTCACCGCGTCGATCCGCCGCTCTCTGTGCTCGATCCTCTTCTCTCGTGGGCCAGAGAAGCTCACTGGTCCATGGGCGGTCTCAACTTCACGCGCCTCCGTCTCCAGGGCCGGATCGAAGGAAACGTCGACAAGCTACGCGCTCAGCTCGAGAAATCCAGTCCGTTGAAGAAGAGATCTCGTTTTGATTCTCCTCCCGCAGCTCCGGTTGCGGTTAAACGAAGGAGGTACATAGATCTCAACGACGACGATGAAGAAGAAGAAGAGATCTGTTTGGCTAGAAGAAAGCTCTCTGATGATTTCGATAGAGTCGCTGGAGAGAGTAACTCCAAAGCCAATAAGAAACCGATTGAATCAAAGTCGATCGTGAAGGATAAGAAGAAGAAGACAGAGTCAAGCTCAACGAGGTCGTCTCCAAGATTAGCTAAGCGTTGTTCAAGTTAG
- the LOC106322727 gene encoding mannan endo-1,4-beta-mannosidase 5, which yields MVPARNGSAIPVLGFLICAAFIYLSFRDLWLNHKWRTEIGFVKRNGTQFVVDGKALYVNGWNSYWFMDHAVNEHSRYLVSEMLETGAKMGLTVCRTWAFNDGGYNALQISPGRFDERVFKALDHVIAEAKKHDVRLLLCLVNNLQAYGGKSQYVQWAWQEGVGLSSSNDSFFFDPSIRKYFKNYLTALLTRKNSVTGIEYRNDPTIFAWELINEPRCTSDVSGDTLQDWIDEMTGFIKSIDDKHLLTVGLEGFYGPNSPKRLTVNPEMWPSELGTDFVRNSNSSNIDFASVHIYPDHWFHNQTFEEKLKFVVKWMQSHIEDGMKELKKPVLFTEFGLSNLNKDYEPSQRERFYRTIFDVVYKSAKRRKAGAGTLVWQLFMEGMEGFNDEFGIVPHEQDPMYRLMVEQSCRLGKVTGRREEHKLRKLCSHKH from the exons ATGGTTCCGGCAAGGAACGGGTCAGCGATACCAGTTCTTGGGTTCTTGATATGTGCAGCTTTCATCTACCTCTCATTCAGGGACTTGTGGCTGAATCACAAGTGGAGAACGGAGATAGGGTTTGTGAAACGGAACGGAACTCAGTTCGTGGTGGACGGTAAGGCTCTGTATGTGAATGGGTGGAACTCGTATTGGTTCATGGACCATGCTGTGAATGAACACAGTAGATACCTTGTGAGTGAAATGCTCGAAACTGGAGCCAAAATGGGTCTCACTGTTTGTCGAACTTGGGCCTTTAATGACGGTGGCTACAACGCTCTCCAGATCTCTCCTGGCCGGTTCGATGAGCGAGTCTTCAAG GCCTTGGATCATGTGATTGCAGAGGCGAAGAAGCATGATGTTAGGTTGCTTCTTTGCTTAGTGAACAACTTGCAGGCGTACGGAGGGAAGTCACAGTATGTGCAATGGGCATGGCAAGAAGGTGTTGGTCTCAGCTCCTCTAATGATTCCTTCTTCTTTGACCCATCTATCCGCAAATACTTCAAGAACTATCTCACG GCTCTGCTCACTCGCAAGAACTCAGTAACTGGAATAGAGTACAGAAACGACCCAACGATTTTCGCTTGGGAGTTGATAAACGAGCCTAGATGCACCTCTGATGTCTCTGGCGACACTCTCCAA GACTGGATAGACGAAATGACAGGCTTCATAAAATCAATTGATGACAAGCATCTCCTCACTGTTGGCCTTGAAGGCTTCTACGGTCCCAATAGCCCGAAACGGCTGACAGTTAATCCAGAAATGTGGCCCTCTGAGCTTGGAACAGACTTTGTTCGAAACTCAAACTCCTCAAATATAGACTTTGCGTCCGTTCATATCTACCCTGATCACTG GTTTCATAACCAGACCTTTGAAGAGAAGCTAAAGTTCGTGGTGAAATGGATGCAATCTCACATCGAAGACGGGATGAAAGAGCTCAAGAAGCCAGTCCTGTTCACGGAGTTTGGGCTCTCGAACCTGAACAAAGACTACGAGCCATCGCAGAGAGAACGTTTCTACAGAACAATCTTCGATGTGGTGTACAAATCAGCAAAGAGAAGGAAGGCAGGGGCAGGGACGCTGGTGTGGCAGCTGTTCATGGAAGGCATGGAAGGTTTCAACGACGAGTTTGGGATTGTTCCACACGAACAAGACCCCATGTATAGGTTAATGGTCGAACAATCTTGCAGGTTGGGTAAAGTCACAGGACGTCGTGAGGAACATAAGTTGAGAAAACTCTGTTCCCACAAACACTGA